From the genome of Corallococcus macrosporus DSM 14697:
GCATCGTCGTGCGCGAGGAGGCGCTCGCGGAGGTGGGGCTGCTCGACGAGCAACTGTCCCCGCTGGGCAACACCGAGGACACCGACTGGTGCGTGCGGGCCTGGAAGGCGGGCTGGGAGGTGGCCTTCTGCCCGGAGGCGGTGATTACGCACCTGACGAGCCGCTCGTTCCGTCCGTCCGACACCGGCGCGGACAAGGTGCGCATCGAGCTGTGGCGCACCCGGCTGGCGTACTTCCGCAAGCACCACGGCCGGCTGCACGAGGCGGCCATGCGGGCCATCCTGGTGGGGACGCTGCCCTACAACTCGGCGGTGCTGACGCAGACGCTGCTGCGCGGGCGCATGCGCCTGCCGGAGTACCGCAAGCAGCTGGCCACCTTCCTGGGCATCTCCCAGATGGGCCTGCGCGCCCGCGTGTGACATGCCCTTCTTCTCCGTCGTCATCCCCACGTACAACCGGGCGCGCCTCCTGGAGGTGGCGCTCGACTCGGTGTTCGCGCAGGAGGAGCGCGACTTCGAGGTGCTCGTCGTGGATGACGGCTCCACCGACGACACGTTGGAGCTGCTGGCCCGCTACGGCGGGCGGGTGCGCGTGCTCGGGCAGCCCAACGCGGGGCCCGGCGCCGCGCGCAACCTGGGCATCCAGGAGGCCCGGGGCACCTACGTGGCCTTCCTGGACAGTGACGACGTGTGGTTCCCCTGGACGCTGGCCACGTACCGGCGGGTGCTCGAAGCGGAGGGCGGGACGTCGCTGGTGCTGGGCACGTCGACGCTGTTCTCCCGGGTGGAGTCCCTGGCGGGCGTGGCCCGCGAGCCGCTCCAGGTGCTGCGCTTCACGGACTACCTGGCCAGCGCCGGGGACAGGACGCCGCGCACCGCGTGCGTGCTGGCGGTGCGCACGGAGGCGCTGCGGCGCGTGGGCGGCTTCACCCCGCTGCGCATCAGCGGCGAGGACTACGACTTGCTGTACCGGCTGGGCACGGAGCCGGGCTTCGCCTGGGTGCGCGCGCCCGTGGTGGTGGGCTACCGGCAGCATGAGGGCTCCACGTCCACGTCCCTGGAGTCCGGCTACCGGGGCACGCGGTACCTGTTGGAGCAGGAGCGCCTGGGGCGCTACCCGGGAGGCGCCGCCCGCAGGCGCGAGCGGCTGGAGATGCTGCTCTACAGCCTGCGCCATGTGTCGCACTGGCTTTTGTCCCAGCGCCGCGTGGACCTGGCGTTGGATTTGTACCGGCGCGGCCTGCCGCTCCACCTGGCGGTGCCGCGCTGGCGCTACATGCTGGGCTTCCCGCCGTGGGCGGTGGCCACCACCGTGCGCCAGCGCGTGACGGGCCGCTGACTCAGCGTCCGCCGCCGCCCATCAATCCGCCCAGCAGGCCCCCCAGGCCGCCGCCTCCGCCGCCGGGCGTGTCGCCCCCGCCGCCCGCGCCGGCCAGCAGCGGCACCGCGGAGAGGATGCGGCCCATGAGCGCGGGGTCCAGGCGCGACTTGAGGAAGTTCAGCAGCAGGGGCGCGACGAGGGACGCCTTGCTCGCGTCGATGTTGAAGCGCCCCAGCAGGGCCGCCACGGCGGCCACGTCACCGGCGTGCCCCGCGGCGCCGCCCAGCGCGCTCAGCATGCCGCCCGAGCCGCCTTCCTGGCCGGACATGAGGCCCCCCAGCGCGCCCATCAGCCCGCCGCCCGCGTCGGGCGCCGTCTGGGGCGCGGACGTGGCGCTGGGGGCCTGCCGCCAGGTCTCCAGCTCCGGAACCGCCTGGCCCATCTGGCTCGCCGCGTCGGGGCCCAGCTTCTCCTGCACCGTGCCCTGCACCATCTTCAGCAGCGAGCCCGCCAGCCCCTGCGCCTGCGTCCCATTCACCCCGAGCTGCTGAGAGAGCTGTCCGATGAGGTCCATCCCTTGCTCCTTTCCTGTCGCGCGTCCGTGTGGAGCGCCTTTCTAGCGGGCCCCGCGAGGCGGCGCGGAGGCGTTGGTGGGGAACCGTTGCTCACGGACAGGCCGGGCGGCACGCAGGCCGGCCGCTCCGCCGCCTGCTCGCCGCCTCCACGCGGCCGGTTTGGACTGCGCATCTTCGCTGGGGAGGCACGGGCGCCGTGCCCGGTCCCCGGCCGGAGGCGTGTGATGCGGGAGGCGAACGCGGTGGGCTCGCGGCGGGAGACGGCGGCGCGTGACACCCCGGAGTGCTGGGGCGGGGTCGACCTGGGCGGGACGAAGATCGAGGCCGTGGTGGTGGACCGCGCGGGCACCGTCCTGGGGAAGCTGCGCCAGCCCACGCCCGCCGACGGCGAGCCCGGCGACGTGGTGCGCGCCATCCATGACACCCTGGAGGGGGCGGCGCACGCCGCGGGCCTGACGCCGCGCCAGCTCCTGGGCGTGGGCGTGGGCGCGCCCGGCGCGGTGAACGCCAACGAGGGCACGCTGGCGCACGTCAGCAACGTGGGCCGCGGCTGGACGGCGCCGTACCCGGTGGCGGGGGAGTTGGGCGCGCGCGTGGGCTGCCCCGTGGCGCTGGGCAACGACGTGCAGGTGGCGGTGGCGGCCGAGTACCGGCTGGGCGCGGGCAGGCCCTACCGCTCCCTGCTGGGCGTCTGGTGGGGGACGGGCGTGGGCGGAGGCCTGGTGCTGGACGGCGTGCCGTGGCGCGGCCGGGGCGCGGCGGGCGAGGTGGGCCACATGGTGGTGAAGCCGGGAGGCGCCCGCTGCGGCTGTGGCCGGCGTGGCTGCCTGGAGGCCTACGCGGGCCGCGCGTCCATGGAGCGCCGCGCCCGCACGGCCGTGTGCCACGGCGAGGCGACCGTCCTCTTCGACTTGATGCGGAAGAAGGGCCGCACCCGGTTGACCAGCAGCATCTGGGCCCGGGCGCTGGCGCACGAGGACGCGCTGGCCACGTGGCTCATCGGCCGCGCGGTGCGGATGCTGGGCGTGGGGCTCGCCTCCGCCATCAACCTGCTGGACGTGGAGGCGGTGGTGCTGGGCGGCGGCCTGGGCACGCGGCTGGGCCCCGACTTCGCCGGCCGCATCCATGAGGCCATGCGCCCGCACATCTTCGTCCCGGAACGCCAGCCGCCCGTGCGCGTCGCTGAACTGGGAGAACTTTCCGGTGCCATTGGCGCCGCGCTGCTGGCCCAGCCGCCGCTGGGCTGAGGCGCGCCCCGGTATCCGGGGGCTGGGGCGCCGCGCCGGGCGCATGCCCACACACAGCGTGGCAGGGGGCGAGAACCCGACCCACGTCGCATGGAATGCCCCAGCCCCTGTCAGGTAGTCTCCGCGCCTCCTCGCTCCCTGGTCGATTGGAGGCACTTGTCGTTGGCACGCCGCACACGGATTCCACAGACCCTGTTCTTCCAGCGGCCGCCCTCCAACCTGTGGCCGTTGGTGGGCGTCCTCCTGGCCTCGGCGGTGCTCGTCGGGGCCATGGAGCTGACCATCGCCATCTTCTCCAGCGTGGGCCTGGAGGGCATCACCCAGCGCAACGCCTACTCGATGCTCCTCAGCGTGGGCGTCATCTCGGCGGTGACGGGCCTGCTGTGGGCGGTGACGAACCGGGTGGGCATCTCGGTGGCGCTGGTGATGTCGGCGATGCTCTTCACCGTCACCCTGCACATCCGGAAGGTGCAGCTCATCGACCGGCCGCTGATGCCCTGGGACTTCCTGGAGTGGCGGCAGGTGACGGCGCTGGCGCCCACGCTGCTGCCCGGCGGCGGCGCCCTGGCCGCCATCGGTTCGTGTCTGTTGCTGGTGGCCATGCTCTTCGTCATGGCCCGCGCGGTGGCGCGCGGCACGCCCCGGTATCCGCTGCCCAAGGCCGGACGCCGCAACCTGGCGCTGGCGGCGGTGGCGTACCTGCTGGTCATCATCTTCCAGCAGCACCTGCCCGTGCGGCGCGTCTTCAACCGCTTCGGCATTTACGACCAGGTGTGGGACCAGCGCTCCAACTTCCA
Proteins encoded in this window:
- a CDS encoding glycosyltransferase family 2 protein, which translates into the protein MPFFSVVIPTYNRARLLEVALDSVFAQEERDFEVLVVDDGSTDDTLELLARYGGRVRVLGQPNAGPGAARNLGIQEARGTYVAFLDSDDVWFPWTLATYRRVLEAEGGTSLVLGTSTLFSRVESLAGVAREPLQVLRFTDYLASAGDRTPRTACVLAVRTEALRRVGGFTPLRISGEDYDLLYRLGTEPGFAWVRAPVVVGYRQHEGSTSTSLESGYRGTRYLLEQERLGRYPGGAARRRERLEMLLYSLRHVSHWLLSQRRVDLALDLYRRGLPLHLAVPRWRYMLGFPPWAVATTVRQRVTGR
- a CDS encoding DUF2780 domain-containing protein, giving the protein MDLIGQLSQQLGVNGTQAQGLAGSLLKMVQGTVQEKLGPDAASQMGQAVPELETWRQAPSATSAPQTAPDAGGGLMGALGGLMSGQEGGSGGMLSALGGAAGHAGDVAAVAALLGRFNIDASKASLVAPLLLNFLKSRLDPALMGRILSAVPLLAGAGGGGDTPGGGGGGLGGLLGGLMGGGGR
- a CDS encoding ROK family protein yields the protein MREANAVGSRRETAARDTPECWGGVDLGGTKIEAVVVDRAGTVLGKLRQPTPADGEPGDVVRAIHDTLEGAAHAAGLTPRQLLGVGVGAPGAVNANEGTLAHVSNVGRGWTAPYPVAGELGARVGCPVALGNDVQVAVAAEYRLGAGRPYRSLLGVWWGTGVGGGLVLDGVPWRGRGAAGEVGHMVVKPGGARCGCGRRGCLEAYAGRASMERRARTAVCHGEATVLFDLMRKKGRTRLTSSIWARALAHEDALATWLIGRAVRMLGVGLASAINLLDVEAVVLGGGLGTRLGPDFAGRIHEAMRPHIFVPERQPPVRVAELGELSGAIGAALLAQPPLG